A window of the Candidatus Hydrogenedentota bacterium genome harbors these coding sequences:
- a CDS encoding Gfo/Idh/MocA family oxidoreductase: protein MKSPLRVGFVSFAHGHVTAYAQVMRDFDDVRLVAAWDANPERGRSVCEPLGMEYRPELAAVLDDPEIDAVIIGSETVHHEAHVLAAAAAGKHVLLQKPMALSLDSADRIAAAVNAAGIRFAMAFQMRHDPANQRIREIVRSGVLGDIAVARRRHCIGVCLAPEFINSPANWHLSAEMNRGMFADDAAHPADWFHWIFGRPVSVMAEIGNVITDCAPDDNGVAVYRFPSGMMGILFNSSTVMAGENTTEIYGAKGCLIQNYGDGPSCSVPRRPDGPALKWFIYGESDWHVEEIPIPPDQGHRIRAVPRPWVDAMLNDAPLPATAEDGRTALEMVLGAYKSAEEGRRVTFPL from the coding sequence ATGAAATCACCGCTCCGGGTGGGTTTTGTCTCCTTCGCGCACGGCCATGTTACGGCCTACGCGCAGGTCATGCGGGACTTCGACGATGTGCGGCTCGTCGCCGCGTGGGACGCCAACCCGGAACGGGGCCGGTCGGTCTGCGAGCCCCTCGGCATGGAGTACCGTCCCGAACTGGCCGCAGTGCTCGACGACCCGGAGATTGACGCCGTCATCATCGGCAGCGAGACGGTCCACCACGAGGCGCACGTGCTGGCCGCAGCCGCCGCCGGAAAGCATGTCCTGCTGCAAAAGCCCATGGCCCTCTCCCTGGACTCCGCCGACCGCATCGCCGCCGCCGTCAACGCGGCCGGAATCCGCTTCGCCATGGCCTTCCAAATGCGCCACGACCCCGCCAACCAGCGCATCCGCGAGATCGTCCGGTCGGGCGTCCTCGGGGACATCGCCGTGGCCCGCCGCCGCCACTGCATCGGTGTGTGCCTCGCCCCGGAGTTCATCAACAGCCCCGCCAACTGGCACCTCAGCGCCGAGATGAACCGGGGCATGTTCGCCGACGACGCGGCCCACCCCGCCGACTGGTTCCACTGGATATTCGGCAGGCCCGTCAGCGTCATGGCGGAGATTGGCAACGTCATCACCGACTGCGCCCCCGACGACAACGGCGTGGCCGTGTACCGCTTCCCCTCGGGCATGATGGGCATCCTCTTCAACAGTTCCACCGTGATGGCCGGGGAGAACACCACGGAAATCTACGGGGCAAAAGGCTGCCTCATCCAGAACTATGGCGACGGCCCCTCCTGCTCCGTCCCGCGCCGGCCCGACGGTCCGGCGCTCAAGTGGTTCATCTACGGCGAGTCCGACTGGCACGTGGAGGAAATCCCCATCCCGCCGGACCAGGGCCACCGCATCCGCGCCGTGCCCCGTCCCTGGGTGGACGCCATGCTGAATGACGCGCCCCTGCCCGCCACGGCGGAAGACGGCCGCACCGCCCTGGAAATGGTTCTTGGCGCCTACAAGTCTGCGGAGGAGGGCCGGCGCGTCACCTTCCCGCTGTGA